The sequence GTCTTAATAATCTCATTACACTGTGCTGACATATAGTGTGATAACTTGAATCGATACACAACATTTACCAGGTTCAAGGTTGTTTACGACTAAGTAACAGCATGACAAGTGACATTCGAATAGAACAGTCAGTGAAACAAATGGAGTACGAATAATACGATTATTCTTTCCTACGAATTAAATACTTCATATTTCTCATAATTACAATATTAACTTACATGAGAATATAACCAGACTAATTCGCattaatttcaaattaatataTCGTCGACGACCCGATGCTTCATGATGACACGTTAATTTCTCCATTAATCGACTGAATATTTGTGCTGGTACAtaatattgtaataaataaCTAACAAACATTGCTATGATAAACAATGGTTTAACTGGAGCAAACCAACTATAGTGAAAAATAATGGAAGATATAATAGGAAACAGAACGGTGCATTAACAGATCACTAGGATAACAAAATACATAATATGAAAGACGAATAAAACAGCTGAAATCTAAAATGTATCAAAATTCTACAAGATAATTGAGAAAACTAAGATCATCAGTAAGCTTAAAAAATATCGTGACAAGCCGAGTTCAGACGGATCATGTACTGTTCCAACGTCAGACAGATCACTTACTTTTGCACAGTCACATGGTGAAGAGAAGTGGAAAAGATAGGTAGGTCTATTTGCAGATGAGTATACTATTTGTCCAGTTGAGCCCCACATGTCTCCGTTTAAGTAAGTgcagacatatatatatatatatatatatatatatatatatatatatatatatatatatatatatatataattgattcGGTTCTGACAGTGAGGCAATTTACGCGGACTTGCTGTACTTATTCAGCACAGATGGTTGGATAACTGTCAGAAAGCCTTTACGTTTTCCTGTCACATAAATCGCAAATCGAGTGAGGCTAGAATTATATCACTGGACCCTAATCCAGTGGAAGTTATGGTTAAGTGTTTGCACAAGACCTAGACggcatattatttatttgaacacattaatactggtacaaggaggcaccaaatacatatgcaccacacaaatttcatttgatttgtgtgagggctgtgataccgcacgggtgcccaaaccgaagcaggtcgttttcttagggggccacacccgaagccttcgaccttgaggtctgatccacaaggcagtggagcatcgtgaggagatgcagtcacatggtagccggtgaccaacgattggttcatacgccatttgttccttcaggatagtGGAGCCCATGTCCAcggttggtttggaatcagggttttccaactcccctaggtggactctctgtgcCCACtggcccggttaaagcgccagacattcgcttttcgtcctctcaatttcgtacacAACACccgtgccacgagaaggcagtgagtaggacttccctggtagtagTTTTATGCACGTacccatgtgagagcatttcgtgagGGAGAGCAGAgtctccccactcttggccgtatcagggcatttgggggcgatcCTGACAATATAACTCGATTGAATCATCTAGACAAACAAGACTGTATATCCTATCAGAATAAGTTATGGTTGGATACTAGAGTTATATAGAAGACTTCAATAGGATTGTATAACTACCAATgttttataagaataatatgtcatcaaataataatttcaaatgtaaGTAATCTTTTAAGGTCAATCAAACTGTCATTTGAATAGtccattgaattatttttacaagatcatttatgaatataaacaaacaaaaacaaaaaaataattaatgtttatcatataaaatttCTTAGATAAACTGATAGTGTTTCTATTAATTTCAATTAGATTTACTTATATAAGTTAAATAAACTTTGGAATGTTAACAGATATAGGTTAGTACAGTGTGAATGGTAAACCACTTCAAAAGAATTTACCGAATagtattatgtaatatattacaACACAAtgtatgaaatgaataaaacaacaatatacaaatttagaacaacatagatataagcgaacaatattgtttcgaattggatcctcatcaggctttactctaatatacagtaatatttatatatacctaaacgaaattattaaaccagtcaAGATAGATTATGAGtgaatgataacaatggaaaagattacataattAAGTGAAAAGTAAAAATTGATAGTATGAAGTAATCTATAAGTTAATCAGTCATAAGCAATATAGAGCGtgacacatatgtgcatcggtcacTAAACTGTACCAGTACAAGAACATGGTGTTATCAAAACAACTCGACAGTAGTAAAAATAGTGACAGCATCAGCAGTAGTAAAAATGATTACACATCGATAATATGATTCGGAAAAAAATGAATTCGAGGAATAAAAggaatgaataaactaattaattaatatatttgtaatatcccaataggtagaaaaattagattttctgacgttccatgactcagtgtaagccaattcttcagaaaacaaataaccaaatcaaaattaatccaggtttaaatagtacaacggaacaacaagAATATTGTGATCAGTCAAAAAACAAGTCTGAAcaaatcaatgtcatgtcatttccgtcaaggtgattcataagcgaATGTATGTAAATtcgtgtgtgtatgtatgtgtgcactGTTAAGGATGAAAAATGTGTGATCTTTATGGTGAGAAAGGGTAGTttaatttaactaaataatGCATTCATGTCATTGTCGGTCAGTTAGTTTAGCGCGACATATAACGTGGCACATGTGTGAATTGGTTCAAGCTGGTTGACTTCATTAGTACATTTAGATGAGATCGCGAATATGACCGATTCTGAATCATGTCACCCGTCTCCGACCATCGGTTAGAATAATCGCGCTGACCATAGTCAGAAAATCTCCATCTGCTAATACGGCTCAGTAAAAGTCAATGAATTACTGGATTAATGTGACGTCTTGGTTTGACCACCCAtggctttcttccaacttactaATATGGCTCTAAACAGTGCATCGAAGTAAGGGGTAGTTAGTCAAACATAACACATGACTTAAGTACTACATCAACGTACTTGCCATATTTACCTTGTACCTGATGTTTAGCACTCCCTAGAGTAATCTACTTTCTATATCAGTTATCAAGAAACAGTGCAAAATTTTAACACATCACAGATTTCTTAATGTTTTTGAATAAATACAGCAGTTCTCCATAAAAAAATATCAGTCGAACCACTAACCGAGAAGTGTAAGTTTTATGTGAAATGACATATTACATATTACATACAAGGAAATACATGATATCACGATCATCTTCAGTCAGTAAACAACTTGAACTTACTAAGGCACTTGCGGTATATTTAACGTGATACTTCCTTCAGATTCTTCACCAAATTTTAAAAACCCATAAAATCCAACAGCTACATTCATACAGATAACAATAATCATGCCAGTAGTTAAAACACCAAATGGTAAACCATATCCAGTAGGATCAATCATTTTACTTTGAATAGGTAATACCTAAATTTGAGTAAAAATTAATAACATAACATAATGTGCGATTGAAAATTACACCACACTTTTTTATTAAAGACGGTAACAGTGGAGTTCACCATACGTACATCATGGACAAGTGGACAGTCTATAACAGTTCACTGGTCTGAAAGCTATATAGAACTAAGGCATGTCTATCTATCACAAATCTATAGTTAGTGTCGTAAAGAAATTGTGTAACTTACTGGTTCGTTACGCCAGTGGAGAACCTGAAATAGTTTTCTTGATAAAGAGAAAGAGGAAGAGGAACTTCCTTGGCATCACGCTTGAGCAAATTTCAAGAAATTCGAATCAAATTCTGCTTTAGACCTGAAACTAGTTCAAATTCATACTTATTTCAAGCGACATAATTCATTAGGTCATTAAGTATATGCATGATTTATGCTGTAAGTGATAGGTTAGCGATGATTATAAAGCCGCAACACTTGACTTTCAACTAATGGGTAGCAAGTTCGTTCCTTATCCTGTCCATACTTTTGTTTAAGCAACCATGTGGTATCAGTAGCTCACAAACAATAGTCtattttatgtttttatttactgtGTATTCGTTCTGGTTCAAATGAGCACTAAAAAAATGGTATGTGCCCCAGAAATATAGGAGAGAAAAAAGGAGTATATGTAAGTAAACAACAGTAGTATATAATAGAGTATAGAGTTTAGGTAAGAAAACACTAAGGGATATATATATCAGATCTATTGCAGTTAATTTTTACATCAGGTGACTGACTACTCATTGGGAGTGTATTTACCGACGACTtgaatgatagtaataatatcaCTCCATATTAGTCTTAAAAAAAAACGATTTTTCCATCAACAACAATTAACCCTGTTAATGATTAGACCCAGCAAGTCATTAAAGACCATTAAAAAAGTGTTTTATGTGAAAAACTATTACCAAAGTGGAATTTATTTTTAGGATTGCACTTACAAAAAATCTACGTATACTTATTGTGCATagtttaaacaacaacaaaaaagtcaTATATTGAACAAAGTACAAAccacttttaaaatattttagattTTGGCTAATAAAGGTATTTACAACATATATGTTTCCTCGATTTgtgactcgttagctggatataTCTGTCAAATATGTATCCACAAAGAATAAATTTTAGTATCTTTCGCTTCGAACGTCAAAGTGTTATCCACTAATTAGTTAAGCCCAATCAACTAAATGGTATATCTAGTCACCAATAGGATTCCACGGTAAGTCCTTTAATGATGAAAGAGTTTATATGCCAACAGAAAATGATCATATTCAGATCATCAGTATCAACAAACGGAAAATACAAACccacataaataataaaaacatatgTCATTAGTTAAATATACCTCTTAACTGACTACTTAAATTAGTTCATGTAtgttaacaacaacaaaaaatgatgTGGCAGCTGGAACAAAATGGTTATTCAGTCTTTTTATAACCATTCAGAGAAACTGCATAACAATTTTGGAAATATGAATTGTGATGCTTTCTTTAATTAACATCATTAATACATGATTTCCTCTCCCTccctatctctctctctctctatatatatatataataaaatattatggggaagactaaaatttatgaacgaaccaataaGATTTAAGATCACAATTCTTGGGATTTATAGCTTATGCTATTTTATGCGACAAAAACCCTAACTTCTAATTCTAATACCTCATATTGACATATAACCCCGTTTCAACCCGAGTAGAGTAATTGAAGTTTCTTAAGACCACTTAAGAATCGCTTAAAGATCGTCTCTTTTACCGGTTTGGAAATTTGCagagtatttttttaaaaaaaaacaggaaaTAATCTGAGCAAACAATTGATTCCGAAAAACTTCATCACTATCGGTTTCTACAGTTTTATAAATCCATCGGTACTGTAATACAAAGGTCAAATTAAGGCATtattaaacaaatgaatgagACAATGGTATATGTTAGACTAGTGACATTTTGAATTGATTAAGGCTTGATAACTTTCAAAGTGTATCATTCGTAAATATGAAAGGTCTCTTACGAAAAGGATAGAAAAAAAAGTAAGATATCGAGTCTTGATCGGAGCGAGTATAGTATTTTGTGAAATATTTGTCATCTCATCAattttgtgtgagggctgtgataccgcCCGGAtacccaaatcgaagcaggagTATAGCACAATAAATCATATGAATATTATGAATACCATCAGAGATGTTTATGTCGGGTTAAGTgagctaataataatagtaataataataataaatgccaataaataataataataatatagttatGTGAAGATAACATGTCATAAGGGAAATTCTATCTGGCGAAGTCTGATAAGAAATCTATGTGGATTAAGAAAGATAAATACAAATTATGGATGGGACAGggcaaaaataaatataaaaacgaATAGGAATGGGCATGAGTTTATAAAATCTAGCTTGTTTATGAGGTAACTTAATTATGGGCCACGAAAAACAGAAGCTGAATATACCTCTCATGAACAGACAAGTCTGGTTTACGGAAGTTGGTTCCGATAGCTTTATCTGAGTAGACGAGGCGTAATCCGTACGTAGACTGTTCGGGGCTTGACATAAACCAATTGGCCATTTTTCTGTTCCACATTCACTATCTCTACCAAGTGTGAAAGGAAAGCACTACAAATAGACTCCAAAAACTATTTGTAAAAACCGTAAAATACGACAAAGGCCAACAATGTAGTTAAAATCTTTTTGCCTAACACCTGATTTTAAAGGAGATATAACTGGTAGCATCTTAATATACCGACTTAGAAGATCTActcaaaaaatatttaatgcTGGTATATTGGACGTCACCTATGAAACCAAGATAGTACTTAAACAATATGTCAAGGATAAGATATCGATGATAAGCACTTTGAAGTCCGGATGACAATTTAACAGTTCCAGTGAAGCTACCTAAAATATAATTTCTAGACCGTGAAAATGTACACACATGGTTGGGGTAATAAGCCACTgatttttatacattttatatatattgatgattaGTTGATATAAAATAACCTGAACTGGACGATATTAAACGTTAATTAATCAAGAACACCATATATACAATATCAAAAGATTAAACTAGTCTAGAAAATGAATGTAATAAATTTTGACTGACCCACGTGATTACACCTTCTTAACAACCGTTAACCAGTCacaattataaaaaaaacttacGTTACTATTTGTTTTAACCATATAAGTAAGCCGAGAACACATACAAACTTTTATAGCAAGTACACTTGTAAACAAGAAATACTCCACGACCTACGAGTTTCAGActcaaatcagtcagtcagtcagctacaaagtaagaccagacacatatatgcatcggttcaagttgtcataccgcattagcacaacaagatgaacaccggattcacagtagttaattcaatagtaataagatataaaagaaagattgcatataaagatatagtacaggaagaaagatatgaagcgattttaatctcagaTTAAaagaagacagagtgtatacacataCGCCAttgttctgagccatgtcaccaagagtctccaaccattggttacgatagtaacacggaccccaaccaagtagtctgtatctaccaacatggctcacatcagaagttagtgacttcaaggactgataccactttttagtttggccgccctaactttctttcaactaTCCCCAACACCAGTCAGCATTGCGTGTcctggtaatcggtgttcaggcatacgtaacacgtggcccaaccatctcagtcgatgaagattcacaacctcatcgactgatttaccatcattccctaataccctgcgtctaacctcactattacttacctggtgatcccagcagatgcgggCAATATtcctaagacatctgtggtcaaatagtAGTAGCTTACGAGAATCTTCAACTCTTAATGTCCATGTTTTGCAGCCGTAtattagaacagaacgaactggtGCTCAGTATGCTCGTCTTTTtattggtagacggatatcttgccttcaCCGTAgttgacgtaagttggcaaaagccaatcaaGCTTTTCGAACCTgcgctgagatttcgtcagacaccaacccattaaggctgaccagacttccaagataagtgaagttgtcaacgcgttcgactacttcactccctattcttAGTTTAGGtattgacgcagaccagtcctgaagaaacaccttgcatttagagggagagaagcgcattccaaacattctggcattgttgcttagtgctaccaaaagactttgcattttatcagcgtcttcactcaaataatattttaacaGCCTTTGGAAAAAATATAAGCCAAATAAATCATCACATGATATTGTAATTTACCTGAGACACACATGTGCATCAATCAAAATTTTAAACACTGCGTTATGTAAAATGTAGCTGAATAATTACATACAAAAACTAAGTGTTTTTACAATTAATGTATAGTAAAAAGTTGTATGGATATGTAAATTTTGTTAGATTTCGACTGTTTAAAAACAAAGAGAATAAACATGGCACAATCGATTGAAATTGTAAAATGACGAGCGATATTATGAATAGTTAGTAAATGACACTTGACACATGGCTTGACAAAAATTGCTTAGAATGACATGAAACAAGTGAGTTTAACCCGAAGCTCTAAACGATcaaactatgtatatatataaatcgtTCGGTTACAcattaataaacaaatgtatAGACTAACACATAAAGCGTCTAACCACTTAACTCTGGTGGTTAGCCGCTAACCTCAAGACCAGAAAATCTTGGATTCGATTCAAAGTGGGATGGTGGATggacatactaggacgaaacaggtGCCTAGTGCTTCCCgattttcaatagttctctAAGACCAATCAATGATGTAAACTACAAAATTTAGGTCTTCGTTGGGATTTAGATCATTGTTCAACAATGAGGATAAGCCGAAGTCTGTGAAAGCTTTAATAGGTATGTAAAATCACTCAAATATGTAATGATAGCCTATTGTATAATCTAGTGTAAAAATTAATGACGTCTTTGAAGTTGGAACAGTTGGTTTACACTGGATCACCAATCAATCAGTCAGATCAGACCGAGATAGAGGCTGTCAGACCAAATAGAAAGGACAAACTGGATCACAGCATAAAATAAATCGAAAGCTTTTATCACTAGACGCATGATACCATATTATATCCGTCAATTCCTGTGGCTTAAAGCTTGGTTAGATAAATAGATGGCAGTATTCCAGAAATTCCACCACaacatacaaatatttatataaatatatggcTTTCTGATTGCTACCTGTTTGTGCGAAAAtaagttaaatttatttatcatgtaCGAGTCTACATATTAAGGCTTCTAACCATACTTAAAATGGTGAAGTATAGTGATACTACCTGGGTAATTAAGCAGCAGACGGAGTCAGTTACAAAACTTTGGCACACTGTTTCAAGTTCAAGCGGTACCAAGATATATGGATGGTCATAGGTCAGAAACACTTATTCTCAGACCTAACAATCCCATATTACAAGACAAAAATTAGCGTCTCTAAAGATCGTTTTTTGTGTCAATATCTTTGATGGTAAAGCATCATTCGTCTCATTGACAATTCTATTTCCAGATGTTGCCATTATCAATTTACAGTTACAACGCAAATATCACTGTAATGCAACAATCCATATTGTAAAAATACTTAAACGGCATTATGATAATCTAAAAAAAGTTATACCATTTAACGCAGAATTATAAACATCACATTTATCGTTAAAATGAAAAAGTAGTCCATAGAAGTTGCTTACGTGAAAGAGAAACATCTTTTGTTAGTGTAGAGAAATTACTGAACgtcgtttttttattttttaggtAATTTAATAACCAATTACACGTCTCATGTGCTTATTTTTGAGCGACACTGATTACTTGAAAGCTAATATTGCTATCCAGTTGCGTTGAAAAAGCAGTATGTAACATGAGGTTCGAAGTTGCGGTCCATTGACTGAATACTAAATCCTCCAACCATTGAAGTCATCAAGTCAATAACTCAATATCTTCTACGACCAAATGTTGTTTTTCAAAATAGCTTGTACACACCGCAATCATCGGTAATCCCAAAATCCACAGACATACATATACACACGGAGGTAAAACTTAAGGATACAATGTTGTCAAATAAATATGACTTTTACTTACCAGACTAATTCCTTCAAATGAAAACATGACAATACTAAATGCAATTAGTAGACCATTGAAATTGGTAATAACCGGAAATTCATATATTGAATGTAATCCAGatgtgaataaatagatgaatatTAATATCATACCAATTGCAGTGCATATATTAGCCAAACCGGATAAATAGGTGACTACACGCATACTACTTTTAAAATTCATTAGAATTAGTATTAGACAAACAATAAATCCCACTAGATACACATTGAGAGTTAGATGTGGAAAGAAGGACATTAAAAACTGCAAAAAACATAAGATAGAAAAGAAGTATTACTATTATATATGGCACAAAGCCTATTTACTTAAGATAATATATAACACACTACCGCTGTTTATCAGGAAACCATCATAAAGTGATATATAGGAGACCAGGAGTATTTAcgtaaaatttaaattatttacaggTTTACATACTCTGCTTTAGGTCATACTTCACGTGAAGGGGCTAGTGATACTGATCAACTGAGCAAACCGAAGTGGGTGAGAAAGCTTTTGAACTTGTGACGCACTGATTGAAAGCTTAGTGTGTTAGACACTAAGTCACGGACTCATTTAATATAAACCCAACAGATGGTTTGTAAAGAAAATATTGGTTCagagaaaataaaacataaGAAAACAGACACATAAGCTACTTATCCAGTAGATATAAGGGATGCGTCTTGTGACTAATAGCGTATCAATAAATATCATCTATGTTTGGTCGCGTTTATGCGGCTGGTTGAGTTCACTAAGAATAATGAGTTTGGGATCAtgtattgaataattaattaaatatatattttggaGTAATATTTATTGCTTCACTATAAATTATTAAGCTATTCTCGGATTCTATTACGCAAGCTTTTTATATTATCGGAATATTTAAATGCTGCATAGGATCTGACACTTGTAGAACATcggtaaacaaacaaactagTATATCCAAATTGTATCGACCACGGTTAGAAACATACCAGTTTCATGTTTTGGCTTTATATACTTACGTTTTCACGGCTGTATAACTTATGAGCCAAGTTTGTATGTGAGTGGATTTGTCTCCACAAAAAATATACAACTATGTTTAGCCTATATTTTAATTTGACCATATAAAAGAATGACTATTTACTGAAATATGTTCTGCTTAGATTACATTTTAAATCTAGCCCTGTATTCAGTGGATAATATTTTTACCTGAAATAGTTGATGGCGGGAGAAATTCAACcagaaatgataaattatagcaTATTAATTGGGAAAGTTGTTTCTTGGGATCAAAAACATGTCAGACAGGTTAGTTGGAGAGCAATCTGACAAAATGGGATAACTCAGAAATTGTATATGAGGTCTTATGACCATATATACGGGGCGACGTATCAGCACGAGTTTTCTCACGAACGAATGATGCTGAGGACGCTTCCTATCATTTTGTCTAATGTTCCTAAGCCTTTCTGTAATCAATACaacctcgaccagaacgaaaaccagcctgctcctcgcgagtcaatctttctcgggttttgaacaacctacgaagtatgacggaagccaatagtttggacgcaatcggaagtagacttatcccccgatggttgttacaggaacgatgtgaacctttttaaagataggaacaactatcgactcattccatgacgttggtacgctctctagttcccagacctttgtaaacaactgactgtgttgtttgTATCTAGGTAGCTACATAAGTGCTGATGGTAGCgtaagtgatgagatcaatacacgtatagtgaaagccagagcagcTTATGCCAATCTAGGCCATCTTTGGCACCTTTGTGAtatcagtctggctgtaaaagatcGGATCTACAACACATCGGTGAGAGAAGTTCTGCTCTATGCCTGTGAAACCTGGcttctccgagttgaggatgttagacgactctctgtgtttgatcatcgttgtctctgaaggattgctgacatccagtggcaacaccatatcagtaatgcagagattcggcatcgtgtgttcgggcacagagatgataatgcaattggtgtcactatcttgaaacaccgacttcggtggcttggacatgttctacgaaggtcgtcccagagaattccacgtcgtgcattatttgccgtctctgggactggttggaaagaGTGGAGAGGttgtcagtgtatgacatgatatcgttgtatgaaagaaagctacaaagggctggcttgtgttggtccttcacgactccttgactggggtccgagagatgatgcgacacagtggctagagacattatcagatatggctcagaatagaaaccagtggcaatcctgctgtaaccttcttttactttattcataaaaagtggttgtatcttccttaaccggaagatttcttctggttgtacctttacGTTTTccccgttattattattatgaaaattactattacactaccttacactaatctggtcgttattgttctttttttcttttacactCCTTACCTTTCTTCTTcctattctcattgttttttgtggcgcatatatacgcatatatttggtgccctcttgtaccaatatttatgtgttcaaataaataaataaatcgtcACTATTTAACCATGTCCGATACTTGAatctattgttgttattattattatttgaacaaatagatattggtacaaggaggcaccaaatacatatgcgccacacaaatttcacttgatttgtgtgagggctgtgatactgtccgggtgcccaaaccgaagcaggtcgttttcttagggggccacacccgaagccttcgaccttgaggtctgatccacaaggcattggagcatcgtaaggagatgcagtcacatgatagccggtgaccaacgattggttcatacgccatttgttccttcaggatagtggagcccatgtgcacggttggtttggaatcagggttttccaactcccccctATTGTTAACGATCGGAGCTAATAAAATTTAATCCTTCTTTTTTCAGGACCGTACTCTAAAATACATGTTAGAACGTCTAGTGTTTAGACGGTATATTAAATCAACGATCCTCACTCACGGTAAAAGTGTAGCTGATGACTTAACCTCATGTAAGGAATGtggcgaaccctttaagtagcTGAAGATTAGGTCGTTTGTGGGCTCTTTTATTTATGTATAGGATTGAGTTCAAAACCAGAATCGGATAGTTTTAATTTAAGACAGAGTTTAGTAAAATAACTTCAGCTTAGTAGCAACCTTTGTTAAAGATCAAAGATGCAACTACAGAGCAACCTATCTACTGGAATATTCATTATTGGTTTAGACATTACAGTGAGTTGTTGTCTGAATCAACTAGTTTAAAATATCTGGGTCGATGCTGGTCCCATTTTACTTTTATTCTATTCTTTGATCCTGATTAACGTAGCATACTTCAACTTATGGATTGGCTTCGCATACGAAAATTCACTAACTCGGAGTCAGCGGATGAC comes from Schistosoma haematobium chromosome 3, whole genome shotgun sequence and encodes:
- a CDS encoding hypothetical protein (EggNog:ENOG410V5GF~COG:E~SECRETED:SignalP(1-22)) yields the protein MIIVSGILSTYLMHVLLRTANAVQQRHNWDRSKMDYAETAFLVLKYGPERLRKPKGKLKHTVNGFLILTQVGSCCVYTLFITENIRYFLMSFFPHLTLNVYLVGFIVCLILILMNFKSSMRVVTYLSGLANICTAIGMILIFIYLFTSGLHSIYEFPVITNFNGLLIAFSIVMFSFEGISLVLPIQSKMIDPTGYGLPFGVLTTGMIIVICMNVAVGFYGFLKFGEESEGSITLNIPQVPYWFAPVKPLFIIAMFVSYLLQYYVPAQIFSRLMEKLTCHHEASGRRRYINLKLMRISLVIFSYAAAVLIPRLDLLLSLIGSLAGSTLAFILPATLEIIFLWPDRQQISWFWLTVFTKHIIFISIGLLSCFGGLIATIIQIIEAFHSK